One genomic segment of Pseudomonas fortuita includes these proteins:
- a CDS encoding EamA family transporter, with the protein MAVPSSAVPLFPRKLAIALLALLACSFAGNHIAARIAFDDGTGVLLAILCRSGITLLVLACLLLWQRQALGLPAGTRHWQLLLGLLIATQSLCLYSAVARIPVALALLVGNTFPMLLALLTWALGGARPTGRTVLFMGLILCGLVLALDVPARLADSGVANPHWVPGVSLAFGAACAFACALWITDHKLASVRGPVRSLLTLLIVFSSMLVAGASGVMPSGLSLPGSSSGWVALACLVVLYGLAFTLLFVCVPKLNMAQNAPVMNVEPIATLLLGWALLDQQLGTLQLLGGAVVVCGIVLLTYRRAS; encoded by the coding sequence CCTGCTGGCCTGTTCATTCGCCGGCAACCACATCGCCGCGCGCATTGCCTTCGATGACGGCACCGGCGTGCTGCTGGCGATTCTCTGCCGCTCAGGCATCACCTTGCTGGTGCTGGCCTGCCTGCTGTTGTGGCAACGCCAGGCGCTGGGCCTGCCCGCAGGCACCCGGCACTGGCAACTGCTGCTCGGCCTGCTGATCGCCACCCAAAGCCTGTGCCTGTACTCGGCGGTGGCGCGCATTCCGGTAGCCCTGGCGCTGCTGGTGGGCAACACCTTCCCGATGCTGCTGGCGCTGCTCACCTGGGCGCTGGGCGGCGCTCGCCCCACGGGCCGCACCGTGCTGTTCATGGGCCTGATCCTGTGCGGCCTGGTGCTGGCGCTGGATGTGCCGGCACGCCTGGCCGACAGCGGCGTGGCCAACCCGCACTGGGTGCCTGGGGTCAGCCTGGCCTTTGGCGCCGCCTGTGCCTTTGCCTGCGCCTTGTGGATCACCGACCACAAGCTGGCCAGCGTGCGCGGCCCCGTGCGCAGCCTGCTGACCTTGCTGATCGTGTTCTCCAGCATGCTGGTTGCAGGCGCAAGCGGCGTGATGCCGTCAGGCTTGTCACTGCCGGGCAGCAGCAGTGGCTGGGTGGCTCTGGCCTGCCTGGTGGTGCTGTATGGCCTGGCCTTCACCTTGCTGTTCGTCTGCGTACCAAAGCTGAACATGGCGCAGAACGCACCGGTGATGAACGTCGAGCCCATCGCCACACTGCTGCTGGGCTGGGCCTTGCTCGACCAGCAGCTCGGCACCCTGCAATTACTCGGCGGCGCCGTGGTGGTGTGCGGCATCGTGCTGCTCACCTACCGTCGGGCCAGTTGA